CCCGGCCATCCATGTAGGCGGTTTTACCGTCGATAACCCCCCTGAGACCGCTGTGGTCCCTATAAAGGGGAATAGGTTTCTCCTTGCGCCCGGATTCCCCGGGAATCAGGGATCCTCCCATCCAGGCGGCCTGGGCAGGCAACTGAAGGCCGTAATAGCGGGAAAGGCTCCCCAGGATGGAGGGTGCCACATCCAGGTGGGAGGCGACTTGTTCAAAAACGCGATTCCCCTTGAGCAGCGGGCTGTACACCAGGAGCGGGACGCGGTACTGGTCCAGGGATTCGCTCGCAGGCAGTCCCAAGGGGCGATGCGTACCGGTAATTATAAAAAGCGTATTTCCAGCTGCAGGAAGTCTGCTGAATTTTTTGAGGAATTTGCCGATTTGTCGGTCCGTATAGGCCATGGCGGCGATTAAATCGCGGTTTTTTCGCACAATCCGGCGCTGCCGGGCATCCAGGCCGGAGCGATCGAGGATTTGGGATACCCGATCCTGGTAGGCATCCGCATCGGGGATCAGATAGGGCCTGGAAGTGCTGAGTGTCTGTAGGATATCAAGACGTGGGACGCTACCCGCAGAGTATGATTCCAGGTACCGGTCAAACAAATCACCATCCGGATAACCAAGGGAAATACCCGCAGCATCGGGATCCTGAAGGGCGTATTGGCTTCCGAAAGCCTTGCGGTCCGTGAGCTCGTCAAGGCGTTCCTCGTACAGGAAACGGTCCCAACCGTTCAGGGAGGCATTTCCGCCATATTGAAAACTGGTCCTGTATCCATTTTTTCTGAGCAGGGAAAACATGGTCATCCGGTTGGGACTGTGCGGGGCATCTGTAAACCCTCCGGGGCCCTGGGGCAACGAACCGGATACCAACATCGGGGCCTGGCTGCTTTCCCGCGCATTGCTCAGGTAGTTTTCCCAGAAAAGGGATTGGGTTCTCAGGGAATCCAGAAATGGGGTAAATGCCCGCAACGGCGCATCTTCCCCTATAAAATCCCGACTGAGTCCCTCGACGAGGAGTATTACTACATGCGGCTCCTCCTCCTGCCAGTTTACATACGGGCCCAGGGGGTCGGGCGGCGACCAGGTCCGGTAAAACGGGTTCGGGTCGGATCCCTCGTACACCTCCCCTGCCGTCAAAGCCCGGATAAACTCGCTTCCCACAAATTCTACCTTGTTCCTGTTTACGGGCTTCCGATCCGACCAGAGCGTTGCCAGAAATAAGGTAAACAATAGGATTGTAAACGGATACATCCCGCTGATTGCCCGGTAAAAACGCTTGCTTGACCGATAGGCCAACCGGTACGCGGTACCAAGCACTACCAGCGATATCGCGCAGGTCAGGACCATTTGCGTCGGCGAGAAAACACCCCGCAACTGGGACGCGAACTCCCTGCCGGCCAGGTCAAACACCCGGATAAAATACTCGGTCAGGAGTACCTCTGCCAGCAACAGGGCAAGAAAGAACCCTGCCGCAGACCGGAAACCCCACCCGGGGCGTTTCTTCTCTATCGCCTTGAAAACAAAGGCATAGAAGAAGGCAACCAGTGCCGTAAAGCCCAGATGATGGACCAGAAGCAACAATAAATTGCTATTGAGAAAACTGTCGAGTACCCCGAATTCATAAAGCCGGACCTGCTGATAACCTGCCAGCAGGATCAGACTGGCATAAAACCCGATTACCAACCGGACGTAATCGCGGAGGTATCGTTTTCCCGGACGGGCGCTAAAGAGGGATGGCCATTTCACGCGATCATGCTTTTGCAAATCCTTTCCGGACCTGGGAGCCCCAGCCGGAATTGATCTTGAATAGTTTCTTAAAATTTCCGCGAATGGAGGACCATACCACCACCGGGTGGAATACCACCGGTTCCACCAGGGCACAGAACAGGAGCGTGAGAATATCGCGCGTCCGGGTGTATTGGTTGTAAGACCATACGTCCCAGAGGACCGCATAGAATGAAAACATGGCCGCAAAGGCGTAAACCGTTGCCGTAATCGCCACAAAAAATTCCCAGTTCAAGATTCCCAGGTAGGCGAAGGCCAAAATGGAAAAGAAACCGGTGAACTCCAGGATGGGTGCCAGCCATTCGTAAAACAACCAGTACGGATAGCTCAGCATGCCCAGCCTGCCGTATTTCGGGTTAAAGAACATATCCCGGTGCCGATAGAGCGTCTCCAGGTTCCCGCGGGACCACCGGTCGCGCTGGTTAATGAAGATCCCCAGGTCTTCCGGCACCTCGGTCCAGCAGAGCGGATCGGGTATATAGGCAACTGTATATGGGGTGTCGTTGTCGTGCATCAGGCGTCGCATCCGGAACACGATCTCCATGTCCTCCCCTACCGTGCCCGTGTCGTAGCCCCCCGCTTCCAGTGCAATCTGCCGGTCAAAAAACCCGAATGCCCCGGAAATAATTAACAGGCTGTCTATCCGGCCCCAGGCCATCCTGCCGAGCAGGAATGAACGGGTGTATTCCAGGAGTTGGAAGCGGGCCAGCCAATTCTTCGGCAGGCGGATCTCCTCGAGGGTACCCCCGTCGATCTTACAGGAATTGGCTACCCGTATAACCCCGCCAACGGCGATAACTCGTTTGCTGGTGTGTTCGTAAAACGCCTTCACCACGTGCAGGAGCGCGTCCGGGAGCAGCAGGCAGTCCACATCGATACAACCGATGTATTTGCTTTCCGAAAGTCGCATCCCGGTATTGAGCGCATCGGATTTGCCCCCGTTTTCCTTATCGATGACGGTCAATTTCTCAAAGGACCGTTGCCGGGATTTATACACCCCCCGGATGGGTTTACAGGGCCACTCCGGGTCAATGTCCATCGGGACCCGTTCCAGGTCATAGGCAGCCACCATTTTCTCAAGGGTATCATCCTTGCTGCCGTCGTTTACTACCATAACCTCGTAGTTTACATAGCGTAGGGACAGCAAGGAGCGGATGTTTTCCACAATGGTCAACCCTTCGTTGTATGCTGGGGCAATAATCGTGATACTCGGCGCCAGCGGGGAGGCCATGGTCCGGGAGATATCGCCAATACTGTTCTTATGCCTGTAGTGGATGGAATTCCTGGTGGACAAGTACCCCATGATGGTAAAAAGGGTAAACAGGACCACCGTGAACAACAGGAAGACGATGTTGATATAGTCCAGCAATATGTCGAATACTTCGCTATTCATCCGTAGGGTTTATCCCGGGTCTATCCGCGGTTGGTTTGGTTGCCACCCGGTTATCCGGGCCAGGTTTTTGCGGCCTGATGGCCTCAAAGTCCGGCGTAAAGTCGATAAATTGACCGCCATATCGCGTGGGTTTGGCGCCGGTCTCCCCCGGTTCCTCCGCCTCTGTTGCGGCAGGGGGCTGATGGTCGCAATCGGCCTTCCGGCCAGTCCGTGGAGAAGCATCCCCTAATTTTTCAGTCAACTGCCGGATGGCTTCCCGGACGGCTTTCCGGACTTCGGGTTCCGGGTCATCGGCCAGGGAGTTTAAATACGCCAGCTCCTTTTCTTCTCCCACTTCGGGAATGGCGGCAAGCAGGATCAGCTTGGATTCCGCATCGCAATGGTTGTAGAATTCCCGGACGATAGAAAATGTATCCCCAGGGTCTCCCTCCCGCGGGGCCGCCTGGAAATACTCCAGGTTGTCCGGGGCAGCATCCGGCTCTCCGTCCAGTTCAAACGCGGGCTGTCGGAAGTCATCCCGATTGCCTGGAGCCGGTTCTTCCGGGGCCTCCTCGAGGATTTCGGCCGTTACGGGCAGGTTTCGGAAGGGTTGAATGTCCCGGGGTGCCGGCGGGGCTGATTCGGTTACCATGGGCAAAAATTCAGGTACGGGATTTTCCGCCGGGGACTCCGAGATGTATTCGTTGAGGATGGCATCCAATTCCTGCAACAGGCAGATATCGAACAGCGCCAGATCCTCATCCGTGATTTCCTCTTCGTGTGTCTCCTCGACGTCAATAGTGATTTCCTCCGCCCCGGCAACTTCCAATTCGTAAAAATTTCCGTCCTCATCACCAACCACCTGTTCATCGCGCACTTCCAGTTCGTCAGCCCGGGAGGTCGTTTCCGGCTGCGGGGTGGGCGCAACCATTTCTTCCACAGGCGCTTCCAGATTGGCCTGGGGAAGTACCGAATCGGGCACCAGTCGGTTCAGGACACTGCGGGCTTTGGAACGCACGATGAAATTGGTATCCGATTGGGCCTGCTGCTGCAGGAAGTCGCAATCCCCGGGGTTGCCAATGGTTTCCAGGGTGTTTAATATGGACAACTTCACGGCCTCCCCGGACTTTTTGAACAAGGCCTTCAGGGGGGCGCGGGCCGACTCGAAATGAAACTCCCGGATGCATTCAATAGCCGCGACCTTTACGCTCTGGTCGCGGTGCCGAAGCAATTGCAGGATGGCGGCTTCCGCCTCGTTCTGACGAAAATGCCGGATCAATCGCAGGGAAAACAACACCACGTGCTTGTTTTCGGATACGAGCCAGTCGCCAAATCGCGGCGGTTGGTAGTCCTCCCGATGCTGAAGGATCTCCAGCAACTTGAGTTGCTGCCATTCCGAAATGCCGTACCGGGTGGTATCCAGGAAATAGGCCATTCCCTCTTTCCGGAGCGTGACGGTGGCCAACTCGGCCTGTTTGCGGATTACCCCCCTCCGGTCGTTGATAAACTTCCTGATAAAGCCGTACGCCTGGGTCACCCGCATTTCCGTGAGTTGGCGTATCCCCCGGGAAACGCGCTCCCATCGCCAGCTATTGAGCATTTGGTAGGCATCCTGGTCCAGGCCCAGGTCCTGGTAGAGCCGGAACAGCCGGTCGCGGGCATCTCCGGAGACATCCAACCGCAAGTCCATCAGGACTTCCGTGAGCACCCGGCGGTTTTTCGGGGTTTTGAGCATCTCCCGTATTTCCAGTTTCATCCGGATATACGTTTCCCGAAGCTCCGTGTCGTTTTCCTGTTCAAAAAACAGGAAGTTGCTGATCATTGGGGCCAGTTCGCGTTTTTTCTCCAGATTGGATCGTTCCCGGCGGGTATTCCGGTTGCGCAGCCAGAAAATCAGCAAAAAATACAGAAACCCCAGCCCGCCGAAAAGCAAACCGAGGTCCCAGAGTAAATCCGTATGGATTTCAGGGGCTTCCAGCAATCGCAGGGGGTAATATGTAATAGACAGGTTTATCAATACGCCCGTTGTCTCAGTAATTTTCCTACCCGCACAAGGAGTTCGGACGGGCTGACCGGCTTGGACACAAAGTCATCCGCCCCCATTTCAAAGGCATTCAGGACGTTTGATTCATTCCCGGCCGTGGACATAATGATTACGGGGGTCGAATCCTCGAGCTCATTGCGCAGGAATTCCACCAGCTCAATCCCCGAAAAATAAGGCATCATGATATCGCTGATAATGATATCCGCCTTTTGGCTTTCCAGATACTCCTTAACCTGCCGTCCGTCGCGGGCATGCGATACAGCGTACCCCCCCTTTTCCAGTCGGAATTTGAGCAGGGAAGCCAGCATTTCGTCGTCTTCTGCAAGTAATATTTTCTTTTCAGCCATGACCCTGATCTTTTTTCAATTTTTCCACCTCCCGCTCCAACTGGGCTTCTAACCGGGGAAAATCCTCAGCGAGCTCGTCGAATCGTTGTCCGATTTCCCCCAGGCCCGTCTCTTCCTTGCTTAGCTGATGTATGGCCTCCACATGTTCCAGCCAGTATCCGGCACGGACCATCCGCAGGCCTGACTTTACCTTGTGTGCCGCAGCGGTGATTTGCGCATAGTCGGCAGTAGGGAGGTGCAACCGGATTTTCCCGATGAATTCCAGCAGGTTATTTTTGAGCAAGCCAATCAATTGCTCCAGGACGTCCATATCCCCTGAGCATTCCGCCCATAGTGCCTGTACATCAATCTTCCCCAGTTTTTCGGGGCGCGAATGGGCTTCGTTTGGGACAACCCTTCCATTTTGGAGGTAAAACTCAAGCCTCCCGAAAAGCTCGGCAGGGACATAGGGTTTTAAAAGGACATCGTCGATACCGCTTGCCTTCCGCCGTTCTTCGTCCCGGGCGGTGAAATCGGCGGTTACCGCGATGATTGGGATATTCTGCAAACCCGGCTCGGAGTGATTGCGGATTTGCCGGCTCAATTCAAAACCGTTTGCCTGCGGCAGGTGCAGGTCCATCAGGATCAGGTCTACCGGGTTCTTCTGAAGTAAGGCCATGCCGTAGGCAGCCTGTTCTGCCCGGTAAACGTGGCACCCCCAGCTTTTCAGCCGGGTCTCAAGCAGTTTCATATTCAGGGGGTTGTCTTCAAACACCAAAATGCGCTTCCCTTCCAAACGCTTTTCATCCGGCGATTCAGGCTCCTGCAGGGTGCCCGGTTCCGGGGAGGTGGTTCCCAGGGTGTACGGCAGGCGGAAACTAAAGCGCGATCCGCTTCCCGGCTCGCTTTCCGCCCATATGGCGCCCCCCTGCCGCTCGATGATTTTTTTTACGATACTGAGCCCCAGTCCTGTGCCGATTCCCTGGGTCTCCCCGGTTTGCCCCCCCTGGTGAAAAGGGTTAAATATCAGGCCGAGGTCTGAGGGCTGAATCCCGGGACCGGTGTCTTCGACTTCCCCGTGGAGCGTACAGGTCCGTTTGCGCCATTCGCAGCGCATCCGCAGGGTGATGTGACCGGAGGCCGTAAATTTGATGGCATTTCCGAGTAGATTCATCAGTATCTGCGACAATTTGGAAGGATCCCCCAGCAACAGGTCGGGCAGGTCCCGGGCAATTTCCGTTCGAAAGGCCACATTGTCGCGCACTATCAGGGTTTTGCAGAGGTACCCCACCTCCCCGAGCACCTGCTTCGGGTTAAACGGAATGCTGGTCGCTTTCCAGGTACCCGATTCGATAGTTGAAAATTCCCTGAGTTCATTGACGATTTCCAGCAATCCGTGGGCTGCCGACCGGATAGCGCCGACGTATTCCGCTTCCCGTTCCCCCAGCGGGCTTTCGGAAAGCAGGTCGGTAAATCCGATGATCCCGCTAAGGGGCGTACGGATTTCATGGCTGACGGTTGCAATCAGCATTTGGGAGTCCCTGGAGGCCTCGGGCAATTCGGCTGACGCCTCCTCCCCGGCCCCCGGATCCCAGATTTTGTCTTCCAATTGCCTGCAAAATGCTTCAAAACGACTTTTGAGGGTTTTGGCTTCCCCGATGCTCATCTGGTCAAAAGAAAAACCATCAATGGCAGATCGCAATTCGGCTATTTGCTGCAGGAGGCCTTGAGAACTTGTGGGCATGGGATTGGTTTATCCGGTTGGTATTATCGGTGAACTACGTAAAAATCCGCAAATGCCTTAGGGCCTACAATTAAATGTTCCCTATATTGCCCAGCGTGTTGTCAAACCCCTTTATTTGTTGGTAAAACCCTATTTTAATATGAAGATTTTACGTTTTATCCCCTTCTTCCTGTTGATCCTTGCCTGCGGCGAATCCGAAAAGCCGGCCGAAACCTCCCTGGAGGAAAAAGCCCGTGCCATACACGATGCGGTCATCACCATCGATACCCACGACGATATCAATGTCCGTAATTTCACCGACAGCATCAATTACACGCAGCGCCTCGAAAGCCAGATAAACCTGCCGAAAATGGAAGAGGGCGGCCTGGATGTGGCCTGGTTCATTGTCTATACCGGACAGGATACCCTGACAACGGAGGGTTATGCCGCAGCGGCTGAAAATGCGATGTCAAAATTCGAGGCCATCCACCGGCTCTGCGAAGAGATCGCCCCGGACCAAATCGGGTTGGCCACAACGGCCGGGGAGGTTCGTGAAATTCACGAATCGGGTCGGAAAGTTGCCATGATCGGGGTTGAGAACGCCTACCCCATGGGTACGGATCTGGGCAATTTTGAACGCTACTACGAGATGGGGGCCCGGTATGTTTCCCTCTCCCACAACGGCCACAGCCAATTCTCGGATTCAAATACCGGGGAAGCCGACGGAGTTTGGCTCCACAATGGTTTAAGCGACCTGGGCAAAGAGGCTGTAAAAGAGATGAATAGACTTGGGATTATGATTGATATTTCCCATCCCTCCAAAGCGGCCTCCCTGCAGATGCTTGAATTGTCAAAGGCCCCGCTGATCGCCTCGCATTCTTCGGCCAGGGCGCTTTGCGACCACAGCCGGAACCTGGATGACGAGCAACTCAGAAAATTGCAGGAAAATGGCGGGGTGGTGCAGACCGTGGCTTTTGCTAGCTATCTGGATGCCGATAAGAGCGCGGCGCGAACAGAATACCTCAGGGGCCTGCAACGGCAGGTAGCGGATTCCCTGGGCCTCGAATGGTACGACCGCTCCCAGTTCCGCAAACTGACAGAGGAGCAGCGCAATGCCTTTTTCGGCTATTATTCCCGTGTGCGCAACCTGGCCGACAGCATTGCCGCCACCCAACCGGATGCTCCGCCAGCCGTGAATGTATCGGATTTTGTGGATCACATCGACTATATGGTAGACCTGATCGGGATTGACCATGTGGGGATCAGTTCGGATTTTGACGGGGGCGGCGGGATCGAAGGCTGGTCGGATGCCTCCGAAACCTTCAATGTTACCCTCGAACTCGTAAAGCGGGGGTATACCGAGGAAGAAATTCGCAAACTCTGGGGGGGCAATTTGCTACGGGTCATGGAAGAAGTCCGGGCCGTAGCGGAAAACTGGGATCAGGAAGACTGATGCTCCCGGGCCAGGCGATCCTTGACGTATTCCACCTTGGTTTTGCCGTGAGGGAGGGGCTTCCCGTTTTCGTCCAGATTGACGACTATTAACTGGTCGACCGTCACAATCGTCTCGTGGTTCATCTTGTTCCTGGCCTCGCAACGCAGGGTCAGGGAGGATTGCCCGAATTTGACCACCTCGATGCCTATTTCGACGATGTCACCGGATTCGGCCGTACACATGAAGTTGATCTCGGACATGAATTTGGTGACGACTTTCTTGTTTTCCAGCTGGATAATGCTGTAAAGGATGGCCTCTTCGTCGATCCAGGAAAGCAAGCGCCCCCCGAACAACGTGCCGTTGGCATTTAAATCACCGGGTTTCACCCATTTTCTCGTATGGAATCGCATTGCTGAACTGTATTTACTACAAAGATATTTGAAGCCTGTACGGAGCCGTGTTGCGTTTTTGTTAATTCTGGGCAGAATTCAGGAATCACAAAATTTGTTAATCTCAAAATAAATTTTTCATAATTCCGATGGCTGAACGCTAAGGAGTTGGTACTTTGGAGGACACCAAAACTGAACGAGCTGTGTATACACTGGTCAAAATTGCCATTTCCCTGGCCCTTTCAATCCTTTCCTGGGTGATCTGACCCCGTTGATGCGACGATATAAACGGTCTTCGCATTCACGAATTCCCGAATGCCCAGGGCCGAGAGTTCCCTTCCGTAACCGGATGCTTTGACACCCCCAAAAGGCAACCTGGGATCGCTTTTGACCAATTCATTGATAAATACCGCACCTTCTTCAATTTCGGGCACAAGGCGTTCCGCCCGCGCCGTATCCCGCGTAAAGAGCGAAACCCCCAAGCCGTATTGTGAATTCCCCAATAGGTCCAGGGCTTCGTCTTCGTCATCAAATTCCGTAAC
This genomic window from Robiginitalea biformata HTCC2501 contains:
- a CDS encoding LTA synthase family protein, producing MKWPSLFSARPGKRYLRDYVRLVIGFYASLILLAGYQQVRLYEFGVLDSFLNSNLLLLLVHHLGFTALVAFFYAFVFKAIEKKRPGWGFRSAAGFFLALLLAEVLLTEYFIRVFDLAGREFASQLRGVFSPTQMVLTCAISLVVLGTAYRLAYRSSKRFYRAISGMYPFTILLFTLFLATLWSDRKPVNRNKVEFVGSEFIRALTAGEVYEGSDPNPFYRTWSPPDPLGPYVNWQEEEPHVVILLVEGLSRDFIGEDAPLRAFTPFLDSLRTQSLFWENYLSNARESSQAPMLVSGSLPQGPGGFTDAPHSPNRMTMFSLLRKNGYRTSFQYGGNASLNGWDRFLYEERLDELTDRKAFGSQYALQDPDAAGISLGYPDGDLFDRYLESYSAGSVPRLDILQTLSTSRPYLIPDADAYQDRVSQILDRSGLDARQRRIVRKNRDLIAAMAYTDRQIGKFLKKFSRLPAAGNTLFIITGTHRPLGLPASESLDQYRVPLLVYSPLLKGNRVFEQVASHLDVAPSILGSLSRYYGLQLPAQAAWMGGSLIPGESGRKEKPIPLYRDHSGLRGVIDGKTAYMDGRAIGLDGSLQPREAAGETGQEIESRFRFQKAAERYVLENNALIPESAAPYEKLIREPGKKEMVWIHSVFSGSDLDKAYDIARGLAFEGRRDRARLLCEYILTRVPGHVDSEILLGRIHAWEGDYRTAEDILQQVVQKYPVYPDGYSALLDVYFWSGQHQKAQYLEPAIKANLGGSNSLKDKMDRARRLLSQNQQ
- a CDS encoding glycosyltransferase family 2 protein, which translates into the protein MNSEVFDILLDYINIVFLLFTVVLFTLFTIMGYLSTRNSIHYRHKNSIGDISRTMASPLAPSITIIAPAYNEGLTIVENIRSLLSLRYVNYEVMVVNDGSKDDTLEKMVAAYDLERVPMDIDPEWPCKPIRGVYKSRQRSFEKLTVIDKENGGKSDALNTGMRLSESKYIGCIDVDCLLLPDALLHVVKAFYEHTSKRVIAVGGVIRVANSCKIDGGTLEEIRLPKNWLARFQLLEYTRSFLLGRMAWGRIDSLLIISGAFGFFDRQIALEAGGYDTGTVGEDMEIVFRMRRLMHDNDTPYTVAYIPDPLCWTEVPEDLGIFINQRDRWSRGNLETLYRHRDMFFNPKYGRLGMLSYPYWLFYEWLAPILEFTGFFSILAFAYLGILNWEFFVAITATVYAFAAMFSFYAVLWDVWSYNQYTRTRDILTLLFCALVEPVVFHPVVVWSSIRGNFKKLFKINSGWGSQVRKGFAKA
- a CDS encoding HEAT repeat domain-containing protein, coding for MLEAPEIHTDLLWDLGLLFGGLGFLYFLLIFWLRNRNTRRERSNLEKKRELAPMISNFLFFEQENDTELRETYIRMKLEIREMLKTPKNRRVLTEVLMDLRLDVSGDARDRLFRLYQDLGLDQDAYQMLNSWRWERVSRGIRQLTEMRVTQAYGFIRKFINDRRGVIRKQAELATVTLRKEGMAYFLDTTRYGISEWQQLKLLEILQHREDYQPPRFGDWLVSENKHVVLFSLRLIRHFRQNEAEAAILQLLRHRDQSVKVAAIECIREFHFESARAPLKALFKKSGEAVKLSILNTLETIGNPGDCDFLQQQAQSDTNFIVRSKARSVLNRLVPDSVLPQANLEAPVEEMVAPTPQPETTSRADELEVRDEQVVGDEDGNFYELEVAGAEEITIDVEETHEEEITDEDLALFDICLLQELDAILNEYISESPAENPVPEFLPMVTESAPPAPRDIQPFRNLPVTAEILEEAPEEPAPGNRDDFRQPAFELDGEPDAAPDNLEYFQAAPREGDPGDTFSIVREFYNHCDAESKLILLAAIPEVGEEKELAYLNSLADDPEPEVRKAVREAIRQLTEKLGDASPRTGRKADCDHQPPAATEAEEPGETGAKPTRYGGQFIDFTPDFEAIRPQKPGPDNRVATKPTADRPGINPTDE
- a CDS encoding response regulator transcription factor, with translation MAEKKILLAEDDEMLASLLKFRLEKGGYAVSHARDGRQVKEYLESQKADIIISDIMMPYFSGIELVEFLRNELEDSTPVIIMSTAGNESNVLNAFEMGADDFVSKPVSPSELLVRVGKLLRQRAY
- a CDS encoding ATP-binding protein gives rise to the protein MPTSSQGLLQQIAELRSAIDGFSFDQMSIGEAKTLKSRFEAFCRQLEDKIWDPGAGEEASAELPEASRDSQMLIATVSHEIRTPLSGIIGFTDLLSESPLGEREAEYVGAIRSAAHGLLEIVNELREFSTIESGTWKATSIPFNPKQVLGEVGYLCKTLIVRDNVAFRTEIARDLPDLLLGDPSKLSQILMNLLGNAIKFTASGHITLRMRCEWRKRTCTLHGEVEDTGPGIQPSDLGLIFNPFHQGGQTGETQGIGTGLGLSIVKKIIERQGGAIWAESEPGSGSRFSFRLPYTLGTTSPEPGTLQEPESPDEKRLEGKRILVFEDNPLNMKLLETRLKSWGCHVYRAEQAAYGMALLQKNPVDLILMDLHLPQANGFELSRQIRNHSEPGLQNIPIIAVTADFTARDEERRKASGIDDVLLKPYVPAELFGRLEFYLQNGRVVPNEAHSRPEKLGKIDVQALWAECSGDMDVLEQLIGLLKNNLLEFIGKIRLHLPTADYAQITAAAHKVKSGLRMVRAGYWLEHVEAIHQLSKEETGLGEIGQRFDELAEDFPRLEAQLEREVEKLKKDQGHG
- a CDS encoding dipeptidase, whose protein sequence is MKILRFIPFFLLILACGESEKPAETSLEEKARAIHDAVITIDTHDDINVRNFTDSINYTQRLESQINLPKMEEGGLDVAWFIVYTGQDTLTTEGYAAAAENAMSKFEAIHRLCEEIAPDQIGLATTAGEVREIHESGRKVAMIGVENAYPMGTDLGNFERYYEMGARYVSLSHNGHSQFSDSNTGEADGVWLHNGLSDLGKEAVKEMNRLGIMIDISHPSKAASLQMLELSKAPLIASHSSARALCDHSRNLDDEQLRKLQENGGVVQTVAFASYLDADKSAARTEYLRGLQRQVADSLGLEWYDRSQFRKLTEEQRNAFFGYYSRVRNLADSIAATQPDAPPAVNVSDFVDHIDYMVDLIGIDHVGISSDFDGGGGIEGWSDASETFNVTLELVKRGYTEEEIRKLWGGNLLRVMEEVRAVAENWDQED
- a CDS encoding acyl-CoA thioesterase encodes the protein MRFHTRKWVKPGDLNANGTLFGGRLLSWIDEEAILYSIIQLENKKVVTKFMSEINFMCTAESGDIVEIGIEVVKFGQSSLTLRCEARNKMNHETIVTVDQLIVVNLDENGKPLPHGKTKVEYVKDRLAREHQSS